The genomic window CGCCTTCCTTGTATATCGTGACGACCATTAGTGTCTTGGTCTCCTTGACCCCCCTAATGGACGCCAAGGACTCAACGACGAAGTCCTTCAGGCCCTTGTAGTTGCTGAACCTCGCCTTGGCGACTATGTCCGTGTCCCCGGTCACCAAGAAGACATCCTCTACGATGTCGAACTCTGAGATCTTCGTGGCGACCTTGTCAGCCTCCTTCGTGTCGACCTTTATCGTTATGACGGCAGAGACCTGGTCCTCGCCGTAGTAGCTCGATATATATTGGTCCATGTCGGACTCCTCTTTCATCCTACCAACCCCATTGAGAATCTCAGTGGACTTTATTTAATGCTTTCTGAGAGACCGCAGAAATCCCAGAAACATTTTAATAGACCAATTGGATGACAAACTGGCCAGCTGACTGATATCAACCATCTGACCTACACATATACAGGATGGCTTCGTTTGAGCAAGGACGAGAAACGCAAGATGATCATCGAGAGCATCGTCGAAGGCCGGAAGATGGAGGCCTATGCGGAGCACAGGACGAAGGATATGCACGTCTGCTCCTTCTGTGACAAGATACTCTACAGAAGAACCCCAATGAAGAAGATCGGAGAGAAGTGGGTATGCATAGACTGCCTGCGACAGCTCAAGGAAATGCTGGATACACTGGAACAGTGGGAACAGGAAATCAGTTTGCAGAAAGAGATGAAGAAGCAGCTGGATGATGGGATGGGTCCCTAGGATTTCACACGGGTGCCGCACGACCTGCAGAAGACGTCGGCCTCATCGGGTTTCTTCCCGCAACCATCGCAGACAACGACGGCCTTGGCGCCGCACTTTCTGCAGAACGCGTCCTCCGGACGGGCGTCTGCACCGCACGAGGAACAGGTCTGTGCTTCTCGCTCGGCTCTAGCAGTCTCGGGTTTCACTCCGGAGAGAGCCTCCTCCGCGGCTTTCCTGGACTGGACCGCATAGGACAGCGCCTGAGTGTAGTCATCCGTACTCTCACATTCATCACAGAGCACGAGGAGTCTATCCGCCTCCGAGACATCCAGCCCCGACTCCCTCGCCTTCCCAATGGCCTCCAAGGCCAACGATCTGGAGAATCTGGATTCCATGTAGTTCTCCGGGAACTTGTCCTTGAGCACCTCCTTGGTCGTTGGCTCGGACTCGACGAAACCGTCCCGGGCGGCAGGTTCGGCTACAGTGGTGGGCGTCACCTTGACCGTCTTCATCAGGTCCTTGGCCTGATCGGTCATGTCGAGGGAGCCTCGGTAGTCCCCCCGCCTCAAGGCTTGGTCGGCTTGATCAAGCGTCTTGTTCACGTTGCTCAAGTTTGTCCCGTCCCGGGCGAGCGTGTTGCTGATTGCCCGAGCGTTCAGGATGGCGTTGTATGCCTGGTCCTCGAGCGGTTCCTTCTTGGAACGTGACATCCGCCTCTTGCGAAGAATCCTCATCTCGACTATCACCACGATGATGAAAATGACCATGATGACTCCGAGAACGAGCAGTTGTTCGATATAGTCCATTCGGTTCAAGTATTTTTATGCCCTGCCTCCTTAAAACTCTTTCTCTGTGGGAATCGCAGAGAATCTCGCGCCACGGCATATCTAGCTCGTGACTTCTGGCAGCTTGTCCCGCTCAAGGGCCATCTTCAGCTCCCTCGCGATTCTCCTGCCCGTGGACATGTCCGCCTCGATGTAGTCGGAGTATGGTGACCCGCTCACGAACAGATTGGTGCCAGCGACTATCCTTGATGATATCTCGAAGACCTTGATTTCCAGCTCATCCGTTATTATCGTCTCCAGACAGAAGGGGCCCACCATCCCGCCAAAAAGCTCGATCGACCGCTCGATTGTGGCCTCACCGATGTCGAATGCCTTCGGAAGCAGTGACTCGCGCAGCACTACTGGCACATTCCCGGTGACGATGAACGTGGGGAATATCCCGAGCTTCTTCAGCGCCTCCTGTGCACCCAATTTGTACATCTCGTCGATGTTGGACTCGTCCCGCCTGTCCATTCCCAGGACCTCGAGCGAGCCCGTGCTGAGCCTGTAACCCTCCTCCTTGATGGGCGAGAAGAAGAAGTGGATGTAATACCTCGTGCCGAGTATGTATTCCTGTATCGTGAAGGGCTGTTTATGGTCTATTCCCACCTTGAAATCGTGGAAGTCCTTCGCGATGAAGAACCCGCGGCCTCCCTTTGCGCCGTGGTACTTCACCAGGACCGGCCTGTCTATGTCCTCGGGCCTCTCTATCAACGCCGGCATGCCGATACCAGCCGACTCGAGCCACTGCCTCTCTTTCTCCCGGTCGGATTCCCATTCGAGCACCCTCCTGTTCCCGAACGTAGGAACCTGGAGGTCCTCGAAGACCCTTGGACCCACATACTCGACGAATGACCCGTGTGGAACGATGACAGCGTGTTTCGCGACGAGGTCGTCCACCCGGTCAGGAATCTCAGAGTAGTCATCAACGACGAGGTACTCATCCGGCTCCGCAAGAGGGAACGCCTTGAAGAGCTTGGGAACGCTGCCTACGGCGATTCCGAGGGTTCTGAAGCCCTCCTTCTTCGCACCGTGGAAAATCTGAAGGCTTGTATGAGAACAGACCGTGCAAATCGTCAGATCCTTCTCGTATTCCTCAAGGATACTGTTGATTGTCTGCTTGGGAACCATATTGATTAACAGCCTTGCGTTCTTAAATCTTTTGCGGCACCAGACCGCGAAGCGTCGGAGAACCCAGCATGGTGATCAGGACGATTCATCGGGTCTTCTTGAGCGTGATTCCCTTCTGATTCTGGAAATGGCCAGACCTCTCGTCGTACTTCCTTCTGGCGGGTCGCTCAAGCTTCTCGAAAACGACCTGAGCGAAGGTCTCCCCGATCGGCACGTCTATGACCTCTCTGGTCGAATTGAAGGCGGACAGTGTGAGGTTTCCCTCAAAGCCCGCATCGACCTTCCCGAAGGAGGCCATCACACCTCTTCTCGCCCAAGACGTGCGTATCCAGAGCTGTGCCGCAATGTCCTCGCTCATCTCAACCCGCTCTTTCGTCCCAATCGCGAACCAAGTCTGCGGAGGGACCTCTGCCCTTCCCTCATTCACGGTCCTGTCCACGCCGGAGACGAACACCTCTTCGATCGTGAGATCATATCCGTTGGGTGTCAGGTTCTCCTCTCTGAAGTCCGTGATCCTGAGCTTCCCCTCGCGCATGAACTCCGATATGTCCACGTCGGACAGGATTGTCATACAGGACGTATTCTGACTACAGGACTAAAAACCTTGCCCTTGCGCGAGGATTGGGACGGTATCTGGGAAAATGATAAAACACGAGATGACCTTACCCGGCTGAGGGTGACTACATGGACTTCGTGCTCACGGAAGAACAGAAGATGCTTCAGAAGATGACCAGGGACTTCGCTCGAGAGGAGGTCGGGCCTCACGTGAAGGAGTGGGAGGAACAGGGGGGCATTCCCCGCGAGGTTTTCGACAAGATGGCAAAGCTCGGAATGCTCGGCGCAACCGCTCCGCCAGAGTACGGCGGTAGCGGGATGGACCACGTAAGCTATCACATGATGACGGAGGAGATAGCCCGAGCGTGCTCGTCGCTGAGAACCGCCATATCCGTCCATATATCCCTTTGCCAGACCAACATAATGAAGTTCGGGAACGAGGAGCAGAAGAAGAAGTATCTCGTCCCGCTCGCGAAGGGTGAGAAGCTCGGGGCATGGGCGCTCACCGAACCGAATGCCGGGACCGATGCTGCAAACCAGCAGACGAGGGCCAAGCCAGAAGGTGACAACTACGTCCTCAATGGCACGAAGATGTTCATCAGCAACGGAAGCGTCGCCGATGTCGTCATCATATTCGCCCGCCTCCCGGGAACAGAGAGACGTGAGGGGATCTGCTCATTCATACTCGAGAAGGGTATGGACGGTTTCTATCCTGGAACGGTCGAGTCCAACACGAAGCTCGGACTGAGGGCTTCCCCGACTGCCGAGCTTGTCATGGAAGACTGTGTCGTGCCCAAAGAGAATCTGTGCGGCAGCGAGGGCCAGGGCTGGGAGATAGCCATGGACATACTCAACCACGGACGCCTGAGCGTCGCCGCTGGTGCGGTCGGAGTCGCCCGCGCAAGTCTCGAGGAGAGCATCAAGTTCGCCAAGGAGAGGGAGGCCTTCGGCAGACCCATCGCCAAGTTCCAGATGATAAGCAAAATGATCGCGGAAATGGCCATGAACATCGATGCCGGTCGCCTTCTGGTATTGAGGGCCGCGAGCCTCATGGACAGGGGCGAGGACCCCACGTTGGCGGTGTCGATGGCGAAGCTCTTCACGGCAGAGATGGCGATGAAGGCGGCTGACGATGCGGTCCAGATCCACGGTGGCTACGGATACTCCGGTGAATATTCCGTCGAGAGATACTTCAGGGATGCAAAAGTCTGTGGGATCTATGAAGGCACGAACCAGGTCCAGACGCTCATAATCGCCAGAGAGGTCTTGAAAGATTAGACCTGCAAGACCTGGTCCTAGGGATAGGTCCTTGTGAGGGTTCTCGGGAATGGGATGGCGTCCCTAATGTGATTGAGCTTGCATATCCACTGGACAATCCTATCGATTCCCATACCGAACCCAGAGTGGGGAATCGCGCCGTACCTTCGCGTGTCGAAGTACCATTCGTAGCTGCTTGGGTCCTCCCCCTCCTGGAGGAGGTTCTCCCTCATCTTCTCGATGTCGTTCTCCCTCTCCGACCCGCCGATGATCTCGTCGCCTATCTCGGGGGCAAGGAAGTCAAAAGCCAACGTCACCTTAGGGTCCTCGGGGTCGACCCTCTTGTAGAATGCCATCACCTGTCGTGGATAGTGGGTCACGACCGCCGGTTTGTCGAAGAACGCCATGAGCTCTCTT from Candidatus Thermoplasmatota archaeon includes these protein-coding regions:
- a CDS encoding Lrp/AsnC ligand binding domain-containing protein, producing the protein MKEESDMDQYISSYYGEDQVSAVITIKVDTKEADKVATKISEFDIVEDVFLVTGDTDIVAKARFSNYKGLKDFVVESLASIRGVKETKTLMVVTIYKEGGQAKPAPD
- a CDS encoding zinc ribbon domain-containing protein, translated to MDYIEQLLVLGVIMVIFIIVVIVEMRILRKRRMSRSKKEPLEDQAYNAILNARAISNTLARDGTNLSNVNKTLDQADQALRRGDYRGSLDMTDQAKDLMKTVKVTPTTVAEPAARDGFVESEPTTKEVLKDKFPENYMESRFSRSLALEAIGKARESGLDVSEADRLLVLCDECESTDDYTQALSYAVQSRKAAEEALSGVKPETARAEREAQTCSSCGADARPEDAFCRKCGAKAVVVCDGCGKKPDEADVFCRSCGTRVKS
- a CDS encoding formate--phosphoribosylaminoimidazolecarboxamide ligase, translated to MVPKQTINSILEEYEKDLTICTVCSHTSLQIFHGAKKEGFRTLGIAVGSVPKLFKAFPLAEPDEYLVVDDYSEIPDRVDDLVAKHAVIVPHGSFVEYVGPRVFEDLQVPTFGNRRVLEWESDREKERQWLESAGIGMPALIERPEDIDRPVLVKYHGAKGGRGFFIAKDFHDFKVGIDHKQPFTIQEYILGTRYYIHFFFSPIKEEGYRLSTGSLEVLGMDRRDESNIDEMYKLGAQEALKKLGIFPTFIVTGNVPVVLRESLLPKAFDIGEATIERSIELFGGMVGPFCLETIITDELEIKVFEISSRIVAGTNLFVSGSPYSDYIEADMSTGRRIARELKMALERDKLPEVTS
- the dcd gene encoding dCTP deaminase, yielding MTILSDVDISEFMREGKLRITDFREENLTPNGYDLTIEEVFVSGVDRTVNEGRAEVPPQTWFAIGTKERVEMSEDIAAQLWIRTSWARRGVMASFGKVDAGFEGNLTLSAFNSTREVIDVPIGETFAQVVFEKLERPARRKYDERSGHFQNQKGITLKKTR
- a CDS encoding acyl-CoA dehydrogenase family protein, whose translation is MDFVLTEEQKMLQKMTRDFAREEVGPHVKEWEEQGGIPREVFDKMAKLGMLGATAPPEYGGSGMDHVSYHMMTEEIARACSSLRTAISVHISLCQTNIMKFGNEEQKKKYLVPLAKGEKLGAWALTEPNAGTDAANQQTRAKPEGDNYVLNGTKMFISNGSVADVVIIFARLPGTERREGICSFILEKGMDGFYPGTVESNTKLGLRASPTAELVMEDCVVPKENLCGSEGQGWEIAMDILNHGRLSVAAGAVGVARASLEESIKFAKEREAFGRPIAKFQMISKMIAEMAMNIDAGRLLVLRAASLMDRGEDPTLAVSMAKLFTAEMAMKAADDAVQIHGGYGYSGEYSVERYFRDAKVCGIYEGTNQVQTLIIAREVLKD